In one window of Deltaproteobacteria bacterium DNA:
- a CDS encoding DNA-binding protein, translating into MKREGAVSRVLSSEKLRIEHKTIIVDLKENDGGMFVQIAELSNDRRSTVVIPLSGVELFKVALERVVEGAP; encoded by the coding sequence GTGAAGAGGGAAGGAGCGGTCAGCAGGGTGCTCTCCAGCGAGAAGCTGCGCATCGAGCACAAGACGATCATCGTGGACCTCAAGGAGAACGATGGCGGCATGTTCGTGCAGATAGCGGAGCTATCCAACGACCGGCGGAGCACGGTAGTCATACCGCTTAGCGGCGTGGAGCTCTTCAAGGTCGCCTTGGAGCGCGTCGTAGAGGGCGCTCCCTGA
- the leuD gene encoding 3-isopropylmalate dehydratase small subunit — protein MKFKGKVWKFGADIDTDRIIPARYLNTTDPAELAKHCMEDEDPEFSSRVRPGDIIVADKNFGCGSSREHAPIAIKAAGVSCVIAKSFARIFYRNSFNMGLPILECPEAVEGTDEGDELEVAIGSGIIRNLTKGTEFRANPVPPFMQELIAAGGLIESIRKKGAA, from the coding sequence ATGAAGTTCAAGGGGAAGGTCTGGAAGTTCGGGGCGGACATTGATACGGACAGGATCATACCGGCGCGGTATCTCAACACTACGGATCCGGCCGAACTGGCGAAACACTGCATGGAGGACGAGGACCCGGAGTTCAGCTCCAGGGTCAGGCCCGGCGACATAATAGTGGCCGACAAGAACTTCGGCTGCGGCTCGTCGCGCGAGCACGCCCCGATCGCCATCAAGGCGGCCGGTGTGTCGTGCGTCATTGCGAAGAGTTTTGCGAGGATATTCTACCGCAACTCCTTCAACATGGGGCTTCCCATCCTGGAGTGTCCCGAGGCGGTGGAGGGCACGGACGAGGGCGATGAGCTCGAGGTCGCCATCGGCAGCGGTATTATCAGGAACCTGACGAAGGGGACGGAGTTCAGGGCCAATCCCGTGCCTCCCTTCATGCAGGAGCTCATAGCCGCCGGAGGGCTCATCGAGTCCATAAGGAAGAAGGGGGCGGCGTGA
- a CDS encoding methyltransferase domain-containing protein, which yields MLHDRLYGLLAPFYDLGVRILSLPFGGERRLRGAVFEALGCVDGWKVLEPFCGTAAITLEADGRGALAVGLDLSCGMLAVAAEKARKRGGKARFVRGDAASMPFASGSFHAVVVSMGLHEVDGAAREAVLREAHRVLVPGGRLVVFDYDRAEGAGRTIQRLFFLLVEGETVHTWLDTDAQGLLAACGFEDFRKKRLAGGALQVITVRRA from the coding sequence ATGCTTCACGACAGGCTCTACGGTCTGCTCGCTCCGTTCTACGACCTCGGCGTCCGGATACTGAGTCTTCCCTTCGGAGGCGAGAGGCGTTTGAGGGGCGCGGTCTTCGAGGCGCTCGGCTGTGTAGACGGCTGGAAGGTGCTCGAGCCTTTCTGCGGCACCGCCGCCATCACGCTCGAGGCCGACGGGCGCGGGGCCCTGGCCGTGGGGCTCGACCTTAGCTGCGGGATGCTCGCCGTGGCGGCCGAAAAGGCGCGCAAGAGGGGAGGCAAGGCCCGGTTTGTAAGGGGGGACGCCGCCTCTATGCCCTTTGCATCGGGCAGCTTCCACGCCGTCGTCGTCTCGATGGGGCTCCACGAAGTGGACGGCGCGGCGCGCGAGGCGGTCTTGCGGGAGGCCCACAGGGTGCTCGTTCCGGGAGGGCGTCTCGTTGTCTTCGACTATGACAGGGCCGAGGGAGCGGGACGGACGATACAGAGGCTCTTTTTCCTGCTCGTGGAAGGAGAGACGGTCCACACCTGGCTCGATACGGACGCGCAGGGGCTGCTTGCCGCCTGCGGCTTCGAGGACTTTCGCAAAAAACGCCTCGCAGGCGGGGCGCTCCAGGTGATAACGGTCCGCAGGGCGTGA
- the leuC gene encoding 3-isopropylmalate dehydratase large subunit — MTITEKIFARHTGRREVTPGELVNAKIDMALGNDITAPIAIEAFRRAGAKKVFNRNRIALVADHFTPNKDIKSANQCKILKEFADEQKIKYYFDSGDVGVEHALLPEKGIVVPGDLVIGADSHTCTYGALGAFSTGVGSTDLAAAMITGELWFKVPESMKFVLEGRPGKWVSGKDLILHIIGDIGVDGALYKAMEFTGGAVERLSMDSRLALCNMAIEAGAKSGIIAPDKVTEEYVEGRALRRPRYYASDPDAMYCDVRRYDVSGLDPVVACPHLPENTKSVREVGNVRIDQVVIGSCTNGRLEDLKVAASILKGRRVARRVRLIVIPATPHIYAEAMRRGYFKTFLDAGGVISPPTCGPCLGGHMGILAAGERAVATTNRNFVGRMGDVKSEVYLANPAVAAASAVTGRISHPEDVV, encoded by the coding sequence ATGACCATAACAGAGAAGATCTTCGCCAGGCATACGGGCAGAAGGGAGGTGACCCCCGGCGAGCTCGTCAACGCGAAGATCGACATGGCCCTTGGCAACGACATCACGGCTCCCATAGCCATCGAGGCCTTCAGGCGCGCCGGCGCGAAGAAGGTCTTCAACCGCAACCGCATCGCCCTGGTGGCGGACCATTTCACTCCCAACAAGGACATAAAGAGCGCCAACCAGTGCAAGATACTCAAGGAGTTCGCCGACGAGCAGAAGATAAAGTACTACTTCGACTCGGGCGACGTGGGCGTGGAGCACGCGCTCCTGCCGGAGAAGGGCATCGTCGTGCCCGGTGATCTCGTAATCGGCGCCGACTCCCACACGTGCACCTACGGCGCGCTCGGCGCCTTCTCCACCGGCGTGGGCTCGACCGACCTGGCGGCCGCCATGATAACGGGCGAGCTCTGGTTCAAGGTGCCCGAGTCGATGAAGTTCGTACTGGAGGGCCGTCCCGGCAAGTGGGTGAGCGGCAAGGACCTCATCCTGCACATAATAGGCGACATAGGCGTGGACGGCGCGCTCTACAAGGCCATGGAGTTCACCGGCGGGGCCGTGGAAAGGCTCTCCATGGATTCGCGCCTTGCGCTCTGCAACATGGCCATCGAGGCCGGCGCAAAGAGCGGCATCATAGCGCCCGACAAGGTCACCGAAGAGTACGTGGAGGGCCGGGCGCTGCGCCGTCCCCGCTACTATGCAAGCGACCCCGACGCCATGTACTGCGACGTGCGCCGCTACGACGTATCGGGGCTCGATCCCGTTGTCGCCTGTCCGCATCTGCCGGAGAACACGAAGAGCGTGCGCGAGGTGGGTAATGTCAGGATCGACCAGGTCGTCATCGGCTCGTGCACCAACGGGAGGCTTGAGGACCTGAAGGTCGCCGCCTCGATCCTGAAGGGGAGGCGCGTTGCGAGGCGGGTCCGCCTCATCGTCATACCGGCCACGCCGCACATCTACGCCGAGGCCATGAGAAGGGGCTACTTCAAGACCTTTCTCGATGCCGGGGGCGTCATAAGCCCGCCGACCTGCGGTCCCTGCCTGGGCGGACACATGGGCATACTGGCCGCTGGCGAGCGGGCCGTTGCGACGACGAACCGCAACTTCGTGGGCCGCATGGGCGACGTGAAGAGCGAGGTCTACCTCGCCAACCCGGCGGTGGCCGCGGCCTCGGCCGTGACGGGGCGCATCTCGCACCCCGAAGACGTGGTCTGA
- the leuB gene encoding 3-isopropylmalate dehydrogenase, giving the protein MKRHRIAVLAGDGIGPEITAQAVGVLKEIGKRVDVEFELCEGLVGGASIDAHGVPLTDEVLSLALSSDAVLLGAVGGPKWEGLDYAVRPERALLALRKELGLFANLRPARVYDALIDASPLRREVVEGVDVMVVRELTGGLYFGEPKGVEKLADGTERGVNTLVYTTPEIERIARVAFEVARGRSKRLCSVDKANVLETLELWRKVVGSVARDYPDVELSHMYVDNCAMQLVRDPRQFDVIVTENTFGDILSDEAAMLTGSIGMLPSASLGLGGGAGEGGPMRGMYEPIHGSAPDIAGKDAANPIAMILSTAMMLRYSLELPAEADRIERAVERVLGRGLRTADIYRPGTEKVGCRAMGEAVIAEL; this is encoded by the coding sequence GTGAAGAGACACAGGATCGCCGTACTGGCGGGCGACGGCATAGGGCCTGAGATAACGGCCCAGGCCGTGGGGGTCTTAAAGGAGATCGGAAAAAGGGTCGATGTGGAATTTGAGCTGTGCGAGGGGCTCGTTGGCGGAGCGTCCATAGACGCGCACGGCGTGCCGCTGACCGACGAGGTCCTCTCGCTTGCGCTCTCGAGCGACGCCGTGCTTCTCGGCGCGGTGGGCGGACCGAAGTGGGAGGGGCTCGACTACGCCGTGAGGCCGGAGAGGGCGCTCCTGGCGCTGAGAAAAGAGCTCGGTCTCTTTGCGAACCTTCGGCCCGCAAGGGTCTACGACGCGCTCATAGACGCCTCGCCGCTCAGGCGGGAGGTCGTTGAGGGTGTAGACGTCATGGTGGTGCGCGAGCTTACGGGTGGGCTCTACTTCGGCGAGCCCAAGGGGGTTGAGAAGCTCGCCGACGGCACGGAACGGGGCGTGAACACGCTGGTATACACGACGCCGGAGATCGAGCGCATAGCGCGCGTGGCCTTCGAGGTGGCCCGGGGGCGCTCAAAGAGGCTCTGCAGCGTGGACAAGGCCAACGTGCTCGAGACGCTCGAGCTGTGGCGCAAGGTGGTGGGCTCGGTGGCCCGTGACTACCCCGACGTGGAGCTCTCCCACATGTACGTGGACAATTGCGCCATGCAGCTCGTGCGCGATCCTCGGCAGTTCGACGTAATCGTCACGGAGAACACCTTCGGCGACATACTCTCCGACGAGGCGGCCATGCTCACGGGGTCGATAGGGATGCTTCCGTCGGCGAGTCTCGGGCTCGGCGGCGGGGCCGGGGAGGGCGGCCCCATGCGGGGCATGTACGAGCCCATACACGGCAGCGCTCCCGACATAGCCGGGAAGGACGCGGCAAACCCCATTGCCATGATACTTTCGACGGCCATGATGCTGCGCTATTCGCTGGAGCTTCCCGCCGAGGCCGACCGGATAGAGAGGGCGGTGGAGCGGGTGCTCGGGCGTGGACTCCGCACGGCCGACATCTACCGGCCCGGCACCGAGAAGGTCGGCTGCAGGGCCATGGGCGAGGCCGTAATTGCCGAGCTGTAG